A region of Pongo pygmaeus isolate AG05252 chromosome 15, NHGRI_mPonPyg2-v2.0_pri, whole genome shotgun sequence DNA encodes the following proteins:
- the TEDC1 gene encoding tubulin epsilon and delta complex protein 1 isoform X3, producing the protein MGRRRQRVDPAAGARAGALPEAIAALSRSLPSGPSPEIFRRAKFDRPEAVTLAQRTSALWQLLFRVLSPLPVGNALASLALEAQAHLVKSALCSQGYPRLALAQLPEDGSQGSRELLLALSWLLARGPVPEQMLAQARVPLGDEMTVCQCEALASPGPPAPHMEAEGPVDVRRVQWLMGKLQFRWRQLVSSQQEQCALLSKLLQTLERENQRLEAVLAWRHTELVFWRWMDTVLGTCAPEVPAAASQPTFLPWVPERGGGELELVVRELQALEEELREAVERRRAAWEAKAGGCGRGPEWSAARRASREAVEKELGALQQCWKQDSGPARPHGPHRLVRREDGAAGERDLRAAEVIRTLRSQEACLEAVLRRLQGQCRQELARLVGALPGLIWIPPPGR; encoded by the exons ATGGGGAGGCGGCGGCAGCGGGTGGACCCCGCGGCTGGGGCCCGGGCCGGGGCCCTGCCTGAGGCCATCGCCGCGTTGAGTCGGTCGCTGCCCTCGGGACCCAGCCCCGAGATCTTCCGCCGCGCCAAGTTCGACCGTCCGGAGGCGGTGACGCTCGCGCAGAGG ACCTCCGCGCTCTGGCAGCTCCTCTTCCGTGTGCTCTCGCCACTCCCTGTGGGCAACGCCTTGGCCTCGCTCGCCCTGG AGGCCCAAGCCCACTTGGTGAAGTCAGCACTATGCTCCCAGGGCTACCCGAGGCTAGCACTGGCACAACTACCTGAGGATGGCTCGCAGGGCAGTCGGGAGCTGCTGCTGGCTCTGTCCTGGCTCTTGGCCCGAGGACCTGTGCCTGAGCAGATGCTGGCCCAGGCCCGAGTGCCTCTGGGTGACGAGATGACTGTGTGCCAG TGTGAGGCCCTGGCCAGCCCTGGCCCACCTGCACCCCACATGGAAGCAGAGGGTCCTGTGGATGTCCGCCGTGTGCAGTGGCTGATGGGAAAGCTGCAATTCCGGTGGCGCCAGCTGGTGTCCAGTCAGCAGGAGCAGTGCGCCCTCCTGAGCAAG CTGCTGCAGACTCTGGAGCGTGAGAACCAGCGCCTGGAGGCTGTCCTGGCGTGGCGGCACACTGAGCTGGTCTTCTGGCGGTGGATG GACACGGTCCTGGGCACCTGTGCCCCAGAGGTGCCTGCTGCAGCCTCACAGCCCACCTTCCTGCCCTGGGTCCCTGAGCGTGGGGGTGGCGAGTTGGAGCTGGTAGTGCGGGAGCTGCAGGCACTGGAGGAGGAGCTGCGGGAGGCTGTGGAGCGCAGGCGggcagcctgggaggccaag GCTGGAGGCTGTGGACGGGGGCCAGAGTGGAGTGCTGCGCGGCGGGCCTCTCGGGAGGCTGTGGAAAAGGAGCTGGGAGCTCTACAGCAGTGCTGGAAGCAAGACAGTGGCCCGGCCCGGCCCCATGGGCCACACCGGCTGGTGAGACGAGAGGATGGGGCAGCAGGGGAACGGGACCTGCGGGCAGCTGAGGTGATCAGGACGCTGAGGAGCCAGGAGGCCTGCCTGGAGGCAGTGCTACGTCGACTACAGGGACAGTGTCGGCAGGaactggccaggctggtgggaGCCCTGCCTGGCCTCATCTGGATCCCGCCTCCTGGACGCTGA